Proteins from one Fragaria vesca subsp. vesca linkage group LG6, FraVesHawaii_1.0, whole genome shotgun sequence genomic window:
- the LOC101306932 gene encoding uncharacterized protein LOC101306932, with the protein MYLQVIFPVLRNLSMERLGELKKIWNGQPSPASFSKLEDLTVKHCDKLLHLVPTQMQNRLQTLKYIGVHGCSSLEGIFEVSGLTVNERIASVSRTDKLPSNISQPDQGLQINDIMGWRQSCQGFQNLTELRITSCGSLRYLLSPSIAGGLVKLQTLVIANCQKMEAIVAADEGEETENESMLPRLDCLDLFNLPNLGSFSQGRYTFDWPLVKWIRIIKCNKMNKFCSGSLRISRAVNITVRSSGKSVERELKDSRKTG; encoded by the coding sequence ATGTATCTGCAGGTTATCTTTCCAGTCTTGAGAAACCTATCCATGGAACGCCTGGGCGAGTTGAAAAAGATATGGAATGGCCAACCTTCACCCGCCTCCTTCTCTAAATTAGAAGATCTCACTGTCAAGCATTGTGACAAACTACTGCATTTGGTTCCGACACAAATGCAAAATAGATTGCAGACATTAAAGTACATAGGTGTACATGGATGTTCTTCACTGGAAGGGATTTTTGAAGTGAGCGGATTGACCGTCAATGAAAGGATTGCTTCAGTTTCTCGGACAGACAAATTACCTTCAAATATTTCCCAACCTGATCAAGGACTGCAAATAAATGATATCATGGGTTGGAGACAATCTTGCCAAGGCTTTCAGAATTTAACCGAACTGCGTATTACTTCTTGTGGTAGTTTGAGATACCTGCTCTCTCCTTCGATTGCTGGAGGTCTTGTCAAGCTCCAAACACTAGTGATAGCGAATTGCCAGAAGATGGAAGCAATAGTCGCAGCAGATGAGGGTGAAGAAACAGAGAATGAAAGCATGCTCCCTCGGCTAGATTGTTTGGATCTTTTCAATCTACCAAATCTTGGAAGCTTTTCGCAAGGCAGATATACTTTTGATTGGCCACTAGTGAAATGGATCCGTATTATCAAGTGCAACAAAATGAACAAATTTTGTTCAGGATCCCTCCGCATATCCAGGGCAGTGAACATAACTGTCCGATCTTCTGGTAAGAGTGTAGAGCGTGAGCTCAAGGATAGCAGGAAAACAGGCTGA
- the LOC101310918 gene encoding uncharacterized protein LOC101310918 — protein MDPKSSPPNSNTTVPVTQALWEARSHMFERLLDPPVDAPPQSELLNRTPSQSRTTISLHCYAVDTTTRPLLLVTASVDKIVLKKPISVDIDLEIVGAVIWVGRSSIEIQLEVTQSTKGTLNSVVPLVLRD, from the exons ATGGACCCAAAGTCATCTCCTCCCAATTCCAACACCACCGTTCCGGTGACCCAGGCACTGTGGGAAGCGAGGTCCCACATGTTCGAGAGGCTCTTGGACCCACCAGTCGACGCTCCTCCGCAGAGCGAATTGCTGAACAGGACTCCATCACAGAGCAGGACTACAATTTCTCTA CACTGCTATGCTGTTGATACCACAACAAGGCCGCTCTTACTGGTCACTGCATCTGTTGACAAAATTGTCCTGAAGAAGCCAATTAGTGTTGACATTGACCTGGAAATTGTTGGTGCTGTCATTTGGGTGGGGCGGTCATCTATTGAGATCCAACTAGAAGTTACTCAATCCACAAAAGGTACTCTTAACTCTGTGGTACCTTTAGTTTTGAGAGATTGA
- the LOC101311209 gene encoding uncharacterized protein LOC101311209, with protein sequence MPENSYEQKPKKDDVEVMEGKADLWTPLNCLVEAANRTKSSKLNPQGQLPAKSEPLNALDSISELYMPESNTDIELPDALESHLHVPKVKIKEPENSTRGKKNINAAAVTGSMKRKRFHAGNRNRGAPSGESGDSTQDVRGAKHSRRNNPIWFLLVAAENWKGEASLPQISSCYLRIKDGKMPVTFIQMYLVMKKLELTSKAEVIFPVLRILSIERLGELKKIWNGQLSPTSFSKLERLTVSGCDKLLHLVPTQMQNRLQTLESIRVEECSSLEGIFEVSRLTVNERNASVSRLRYLLSPSIARGLVKLQILEIKDCQKMEAIVTADEGEETENESMLPRLNFLDLRNLPNLGSFSQGRYTFDWPLSVSSRIAGKQADQSSLVQVNFSSDYILREQYKDPWNEVRIGKLLEDLDALAGTISVKHCYAVDTTTRPLLLVTASVDKIVLKKPISVDIDLKIVGAVIWVGRSSIEIQLEVTQSTKGCGTSDSLALSANFIFVARDSKTGKAAPVNRLLPETEREQFLFKEAEARNNLRKRTRGGQKREFENGEVNRLESLLAEGRIFCFVDVKSHSSQNFRHCKHLALCILLRSKIGEEDAL encoded by the exons ATGCCTGAGAATTCCTATGAGCAGAAGCCTAAGAAAGATGATGTTGAAGTAATGGAAGGCAAAGCTGATCTGTGGACACCCTTAAACTGTCTTGTAGAGGCTGCTAACCGAACCAAGTCCTCTAAGTTAAATCCCCAAGGGCAGTTGCCTGCCAAATCAGAGCCACTCAATGCCCTTGATAGTATTTCTGAACTTTATATGCCTGAAAGTAACACAGACATAGAATTGCCAGATGCTCTAGAAAGTCATTTACATGTCCCTAAGGTCAAAATCAAGGAGCCTGAGAACAGTACTAGAGGAAAAAAGAACATTAATGCGGCAGCAGTCACAGGATCCATGAAACGGAAGAGGTTTCATGCAGGTAATCGTAATAGGGGAGCTCCATCGGGGGAGTCAGGTGATTCAACTCAAGATGTACGTGGGGCTAAGCATAGCAGAAGAAATAATCCTATTTGGTTCTTGTTGGTTGCAGCTGAAAACTG GAAAGGAGAGGCCTCCTTGCCCCAGATATCATCATGTTACCTGAGAATAAA GGATGGTAAAATGCCTGTAACATTTATTCAGATGTACCTTGTGATGAAGAAACTTGAACTTACCAGTAAAGCTGAG GTTATCTTTCCAGTATTGAGAATCCTATCCATTGAACGCCTGGGCGAGTTGAAAAAGATATGGAATGGCCAACTTTCACCCACCTCCTTCTCTAAATTAGAAAGACTCACTGTCTCGGGATGTGACAAACTACTGCATTTGGTACCGACACAAATGCAAAATAGATTGCAGACATTGGAGTCCATACGAGTAGAGGAATGTTCTTCACTGGAAGGGATTTTTGAAGTGAGCAGATTGACCGTCAATGAAAGGAATGCTTCAGTTTCTCG GTTGAGATACCTGCTCTCTCCTTCGATTGCTAGAGGTCTTGTCAAGCTCCAAATACTAGAGATAAAGGATTGCCAGAAGATGGAAGCAATAGTCACAGCAGATGAAGGTGAAGAAACTGAGAATGAAAGCATGCTCCCTCGGCTAAATTTTTTGGATCTTCGGAATCTACCAAATCTTGGAAGCTTTTCGCAAGGCAGATATACTTTTGATTGGCCACTA AGCGTGAGCTCAAGGATAGCAGGAAAACAGGCTGACCAG AGTAGCTTGGTACAGGTCAATTTCTCAAGTGATTATATACTGAGGGAGCAGTATAAGGACCCTTGGAATGAGGTCAGAATTGGGAAGCTGCTTGAAGACCTTGATGCTTTGGCTGGTACCATTTCTGTCAAG CACTGCTATGCTGTTGATACCACAACAAGGCCACTCTTACTGGTCACTGCATCTGTTGACAAAATTGTCCTGAAGAAGCCAATTAGTGTTGACATTGACCTGAAAATTGTTGGTGCTGTCATTTGGGTGGGGCGGTCATCTATTGAGATCCAACTAGAAGTTACTCAATCCACAAAAG GCTGTGGCACTTCGGACTCATTAGCCCTTTCAGCCAACTTCATATTTGTGGCTCGTGACTCTAAGACTGGGAAGGCTGCTCCAGTTAACAGGCTCTTACCAGAAACTGAAAGAGAACAATTTCTTTTCAAGGAAGCAGAAGCCAGAAATAATCTGAGGAAAAGAACGAGAGGAGGACAAAAAAGAGAGTTTGAGAATGGAGAAGTAAATAGACTTGAAAGCCTGTTGGCTGAGGGAAGGATATTCT GTTTTGTGGATGTGAAGAGTCACAGTTCGCAGAATTTCAGACACTGCAAGCACTTGGCCCTCTGCATTTTATTGAGGAGCAAGATTGGAGAAGAAGATGCTTTGTAA